TTCCGTTCAGGTCGCGCTCGGCCAGTTGGGAGGCGAGGTGGCAGTATTCGTCGGCGTCCTCGGCCGCGGGTTCGGGTTCGTGGTAGTGTTCGCCGAGGAGGTTCAGGATGCCGCCCACTCCGTCTCGATTACAGTCGGAAACGTGATCCAGTGCTCCGGATGCGGACGTGCCGGCGACGAACCGGCTCGCAATCGGGGGAATCATACCCAATCGCTGGTACGGAACCCCCCTAAATCGATACCCGACCAAAAGATTCTGCAGAGTGTATGTCGGAATAAACAGCGAAGGCGATCAGGCGTCGTCGGGATTGAGCAACTTCGCTTCGGCCTTCCGGAGGTGCTCGAGCAGCGTCGTCTTCGAAACGCCGAGTTCGTCCGCGAGTTCGCGCGTGCTGATCTCGCGGGGCCAGGCGTAGTAGTTCTGCTCGCAGGCGAGTTCGAACGCTTCGCGCTGGCGGGGCGTGAGACGATCCGTCCGGTCGGCGGTCTCGGACGGGCCGCCGTCGGGCGTGGCGACCCGGCTGATCGAGATTTCCGCGTCGGTCTCGGTCCGGATCGACTCGAGTCGGTTCCGGATCTCGTCGCGGCCGCCGGCGACGAAGACCGGCCAGTGTTCGACGCCGCCTTCGACGCGCACCGACGCATCGTGGATGAAGCCGTGGGAGACGAGCGCGTCGCTGATGCTGTGTTCGGGCTCGTACTCGACGAACAGTTCGCGGGTCGCGTTCCCCGGGTTCGGTGCCGTGCTGGTCGGTCGTTGTCCGAGTTCGACCGTCGAGTGGGTCAGCGGCGACTCGTCCGCGAAGGCGACGAACTCGTCGAGTTGGTTCGTCGTATCGGCGTACACGGTGAAGTGGCCTTTGACCGCGTCCTCGACGGTGCGGTGGACGGTGTGGACGAGCAGACCGGCGTCGACCGCCTCGGTCGCCTGCAAGCCCCAGCAATCCGGATGCCAGATCTCGAGTGTGAGTCGTGTGCCGTCCGGAGACCCTGTCGTAGTCGTCGTCGGACTCGTGCTGCTCATGGGTCGGCTCTACTCGCTAGTTCCGTGTGAGCACTATAAACATACTGAATAGCGATAACGCGCGTTAGTTCGCCGTCGATTGGCTCAGTTCCGCCGCGTTGGGGGCCGAAACACCGGTATAGGGGCGTCCCCTCGCACCGATCACCGGGGGAGGCGGGCGTTCCCGACCATGGGAGGCCGTGGTTATTCCGCGATGATCCATCATTCATACCGTATGAGTCAGCAGACGACAGCTCAGCCTGACCAGCACTACATCAACGGCGAGTGGACCGACGGGGACGGCGACGAGACCTTCGAAAGTGAGAACCCGGCGACCGGCGAGACCCTGCGGACCTTCCACCGCGGGACCCAGACCGACGTCGACGCCGCCCTCGAGGCAGCGGAAGAAGCGCAGGACGAGTGGTGCGAACTCTCCCACATCGACCGCGCCGAGTACCTCTGGGACATCTACCACGAGCTCCGCGAGCGGACGGACGAGCTTGGCGAGATCGTCACCAAGGAGTGCGGGAAGGAAATTTCGGAAGGGAAGGCCGACGTCGTCGAGGCCGCCCACATGGTCGAGTGGGCGGCGGGCAACGCCCGCCACCCCCACGGCGACGTCGTCCCGAGCGAGATCGGGAGCAAGGACGCCTACATGCGCCGCAAGCCCCGCGGTGTCATCGGCTGTATTACGCCCTGGAACTTCCCGGTCGCGATCCCGTTCTGGCACATGGCCGTCTCGCTGGTCGAGGGGAACACGGTCGTCTGGAAGCCCGCCGAGCAGACGCCGTGGTGCGCCCAGATCGTCGCCGAGATGTTCGAGGACAGCGGCATCCCGGACGGCGTCTTCAACATGGTCCAAGGCTTCGGCGACGCCGGCGAGGCCATCGTCGAGGACGAGCGCGTCGACACCGTCCTCTTCACCGGTTCGGCCGAGGTCGGCCAACAAGTCGGCCAGACCGTCGCCGAACAGCCCGGAAAGCTCGCAGCCTGCGAGATGGGCGGGAAGAACGCGGTCGTCATCACCGACGAGGCAGACCTCGATACGGCCGTCCACTCGGCTGTGATGAGTTCGTTCAAGACCACCGGACAGCGCTGCGTCTCGGCCGAGCGCCTGATCGTCCACGAGGACGTCTACGACGAGTTCAAGGAACGGTTCGTCGACGTCGCCGAGAACGTCGCCGTCGGCGACCCGCTGGCCGAAGACACCTTCATGGGCCCGCTCGTCGAGGGAGAACACAAGGAGAAGGTCCTCGAGTACAACGAACTCGCCCGCGAGGAGGACGTCGACGTGCTCGTCGACCGCGACGAACTGGGCGACGACGAGATTCCGGACGGCCACGAGGACGGCCACTGGATCGGCCCGTTCGTCTACGAGGCCGATCACGAGGCCGACCTCCGCTGTACCCGGGAGGAGGTCTTCGGCCCTCACGTCGCGCTCATGGAGTACTCCGGTGACATCGAGGACGCCGTCGAGATCCACAACGACACCGAGTACGGGCTCGCGGGAGCGATCATCTCCGAGGACTACCGCGAGGTCAACTACTACCGCGACAACGCCGAGGTCGGACTCGCATACGGCAACCTGCCGTGTATCGGCGCCGAGGTCCACCTGCCCTTCGGCGGCGTCAAGAAATCCGGCAACGGCTACCCGAGCGGCCGCGAAGTGATCGAGGCCGTCACCGAGCGCACCGCCTGGACGCTGAACAACTCGAAGGACATCGAGATGGCCCAGGGACTGTCTGCGGACATCACGACCGACGATGACTGAGCGGACCTGTCCGCTCTGCGGTCAGTCGACCGCCGTCTCGGCGGAGTGGTGTCGACACTGCGGCTGGATGGGACGCTGCGGCGCTGATTAGTCTCGATCGGGCGGCTCCCCGATCGACACTGATCACACTCAGTCGACGCTACCGAACGAACCGGGTCGACGATTCTCAGTTGCGACTCGTTCTCAGCAGTCTGTTTTGAATGTGTGAACGTTCGAGATTGATACTGATCTGTAGCGGATGATGATTCCCCGAACTTGATCGAAACGGTGGCCGGTCGCCACCATCTATTCACACATTTCGAACGCAGTCGCTGTTCAAGCGTCTTTCCGGTCGATAGCTGCTGAAGGGCCGACAGAAGACCTATCAATCGCACGATCGAATGTTAATATACGGACGAAATCAAGTTATTTTCCACCTTTATTAGAGAAATATACGCGAAAATTCGATACAATTTCCCCGACACGACAACGCCCGAATTCACACATTCCGAACGCTTATGTCGGGGCGCTCCCACGGTGGAGGTATGACGGACGACACACCTCGCCCGGTCAAGACGACGAAAACGTCGCTCGCAGTCGTTCGCACGGTTCGCGACAACGACGGCGCCACGTTGAGCGAGCTCGCCGACCAGCTCGAGGTGGCGAAGAGTACCATTCACAACCACCTTCACACGCTGATCGAGGAGGGATTTCTCGTCCGCGAGGGTGACACCTACCACGTCGGCCTCCAGTTTCTCCCGTTCGGCGAACACGCGCGCGATCGAAACCCACTGTACGCGGCGGCCCGGCGGCGAGTCTATTCCCTCGCGGAGAAGTCGGGCAACGAGGCCGACTTCATCGTCGAGGAGAACGGTCGCGCGTACTCCCTCGAGTACGCTATCGGCGAGTCGACCCCCCGGGGACTGTCGGAGTCGGGACCCTTCCGGGCTGGGAACCGGTTTTACATGCACAACTGCGCCTCGGGCAAGGCGATCCTGGCGTCGATGCCCGAAGCGCATGTTCGAGAGATCATCGGTCGCTGGGGACTCCCGGCGACGACAGAGGATACCATCACCGATGAGGCGGCGTTGTTCGACGAACTCGAGGCGGTTCGCGAGCGCGGGTATGCGACCAACAACGAGGAGCTGATCGAGGGGTATCGGTCCATCGGCGCGTCGATAACGAGTCCGGACGGCGAGGTCGTCGGCGCGTTCTCGATCGGCGGCCCGACGTACCGCATGGCGGTCGACGAGTCGACGACCGAGGAGATCGGTCAGCTGCTAGTCGACGAGATCGACGCGCTCGAAACGGAACTATTCTAACAGGACATTACATGCGTATGTGTGTAATAACGAATCGCTACTGGGGAGAACTTATGGCTAACAGCCGACTGAACGGCAGCTACAGGCGGTTCTGAGGAAAAGCAGCGGCTACGGGTGACTCCGTAACCGTCGGAGTCGTCCCCGGCCAGTCACCGCTTCGACGACCGTCGTTACGGTGGCCCGTCGCTGGCCAGCGAATCGAATCGCTCCTGGGGCGACGGCTCCGAAGCGCCCCGTCCGGGTCGTTTCGGGAGTTGCTTCGCCACGAGCAGATCGCCGTCCTTGAAAACGACGCGCAGGATATCGCCCTCTTCGACCGACTCGAGCGTCGATCGGGGCGCGACGTGCTGGTCGACGAGTTCGCCGTCATCCTCGAGCAGGAGAACGACGTGTCTCCCGCCGACGATTCGGTCGACGGCAGCGATATAGCGGTCCACGCCGGCCGATCCGCAATTGGCCGCGGCCGGCCTCGAGCGAGCGCCGTTCGCGGGCGGTGACGGGTCGGCCCCGTTGCTACTGCCGTCGCCGTCGGCACCGGCGGTCGCGGCGGCGGCGACCGATGCCAGTCCGAGCGAGCCGAGCATTCGAAGGACCGTTCGTCGCGTCGAGTGCTGTCGCGTCGACATACCCTCGTTGGCCGCGCGATCACTGATAAAGGTGTGGCGGCGGTGGCGGTCTCGATGTACGATCCATTCGTTCCGTATAGTGAAACCACACGGAGACGAAACCGAACGGCTGGCGGCGTTCCGGCTCGGTTCGGAGTCGCTACTGGCCCGTGCTCAATCGGGCTCTCGACGTAGAAATTCTCGAGGTGGCCGTCGCTTCGACGTCGTTTCGACGCCGCTTCGAACCGATAGCGGTCGGCTCGGTCGGACGCGGGAATCAGCCGTAGGCGAGCGTCACCCGAATCTCGTCGGCCTTGTCTCGGAGTCGGGTCGGCAGTTCCTCGTGGAGGGCCGCGTCTTTGAATCTGCTCGTCGGTCCGAACACGCCCAGCGCGCCCAGCAGGTCGTCGTCGGGCGTGTAGACGGGGACGGCGACCCCGCGGAGGCCGTCCATGTGTTCCTGGTCGTTCACGGCGTAGCCGCGCTCGCGGATCGCCTCGAGTTCGGCGCGGAGTTCGTCGGGGTCGGTGATGGTATTGTCCGTGATCGCCTCGAGGCCCGTCTCGGCGACGAACCGGGCGACGGCGTCGTCGTCCCACTCCGCGAGGATCGCCTTCCCCGAGGCCAGCGTGTGCAGCGGTCGCCGCTCGCCGATCAACGTGTTCGAGCGGCTTCCGTACCGGTGGAGGTAGACGGCCTCGCCGCGCTCTTCGACGGTGAAGACCGCTCGCTCGCCCGTCTCCTGCCCGAGTTCGAACACCGTCCGCTTCGCGGCCGCGTACCCCGTCTCCCGGTTGCGGGCCTGTTCGCTGATCTCGAGCAGTCGGAAGCCGATGTAGTGTTCACCGTCGCGTTCGACGACGTACCCCATGTCGGTCAGCGTCGCGAGGTGGCGGTAGACGGTACTCTTGCTCAGTCCCGTCTGACGGGTGAGTTCCGTGATCGTGAGTCCGTCCGTTTCCGCGAGTGCCTCGAGGATCGCGAACGTCTTCCGCGTGGTCGAGACGCCCGTGTCGGTTTCGTCGTCCTCGTCCGTCTCCATACGCGTATATCCGTCACTAACTAGTTCAATGTTCCGGAGAGTGAAACGCAGTTGCAAAACTGCGGAACGCTCGTCGCCGCTGTTGCGAGATGATTCGCTCTTTTTCGATTCCCGGGACGAATCTCCCGTATTACGGAATATGTATTTCAGATCGTGGGATAAGCGTCGCGAATCGCTCCCTGTTCGTAACGGGGTTTCCGTCTCGGACTCGTCTCGAGACGGGCGTCTCGCGTCGCTACTCGTAGGCGGGAATGCCCGTGAACTCCTCGCCGAGGACGAGCGTGTGGATGTCGTGGGTGCCCTCGTAGGTGTAGACCGTCTCCATGTTGGCCATGTGGCGCATCGGCGAGTAGTCGGTGGTGATGCCGTTGCCGCCGAGCATCTCGCGGGCGATCCGGGCCTGATCGCGAGCCGTCCGGACGTTGTTTCGCTTGGCCATCGAGACGTGCTGTGGTCGCATCTCGTCGCGCTCCTTGAGTTCCGCCAGACGGTAGGCGAGCAGCTGGGCCAGCGTGATCTGGGTCCCCATCTCCGCGAGTTTGCGCTGCTGGAGCTGGAAGCGTCCGATCGGGCCGCCGAACTGATCGCGGTCTTTAGCGTACTGGCGGGCCTCCTCGAAGCAGTCGCGCGCGGCGCCGACGGCACCCCAGGCGATCCCGTAACGGGCCTGCGTGAGACACGAGAGCGGTCCTTTCATCCCCGAAACACCGGGCAGAACGTTCTCCTCGGGGACGAAGACGTCGTTGAGGCTGATCTCGCCCGTGATCGACGCGCGCAGGGAGAGCTTCTCGGTGATCTTGTTGGTCGAGACGCCGTTGCGGTCGGTTTCGACGAGGAATCCGCGAACCGGCGTGTCGGTATCCGACTGGTCGCGCGCCCAGACGACCGCGACGTCCGCAATCGGCGAGTTCGTGATCCAGGTCTTCGAGCCGTTGAGGACGTAGCCGTCCCCATCCCGCTCGGCGCGGGTTTCCATCGCCGACGGATTCGAGCCGTGTTCGGGCTCCGTGAGGCCGAAACAGCCGACGGCCTCGCCCTCGCCGAGTTTCGGCAACCACTCTTCTTTCTGTGCCTCGCTTCCGTAAGCGTGGATCGGATACATGACGAGCGCGCCCTGGACCGACGCCATCGAGCGCAGCCCCGAGTCACACGCCTCGAGTTCCTGCATGAGGAGTCCGTAGGCCGTCTCGGAGACGTTCGGCGAGCCGTAGCCCTCGAGGTTAGGGGCGTAGAAGCCGAGTTCGCCCATCTTCGGGATGATCTCTTTCGGGAACGTCCCGTTCTCGAAGTGCTCGCCGATGTCGGGCCTGACGTGTTCCGTAACGAATTCCCGGGCCGTATCGCGGATCATGCGCTCTTCCTGGTCCAAATCCGCCTCGAGATCGACGAAATCCAGCATACGTGATACTCTACCAATGTCCGGATAGGTATTACGGTACGTTCCGTCCGACGAATGCGTCTCGAGGCGTACGGGAGAGAAGGACCGACAAGTCGCGGGCAGTCCGCTCGCGGGCTCGCCACTTCGCCGAGAGGATTAACAAGATTAGGTACACGACGGAGATACTTTACATCTGTTGAATATACCGAAGCTATTTTGGTTCCCGCAGTCGATCAGTGTGATATGGCATTTACGCTGTCCGACGAACACGAGGCCATTCGCGAGGCCGTCCGCGAGTTCGGGGAAAACGAGATGGCACCGGTCGCGGAGGAGCACGACCGGGAGCACAAGTATCCCGAGGAGCTTCGCAAGAAGGCCGCCGAATACGACTTCGTCGCGCCGAACATCCCGATCGAGTACGGCGGTGCGGGGATGGACAAGCTCTCGACGACGATCGTCACCGAGGAACTCTGGCGCGCGGATCCGGGGATCGGCTCGGCCGTCGGCAGCGCCGGCTTCGGTTCGAACATGATCGTCGAGTACGGCGACGAGTGGATGAAAGAGGAGTGGCTCCCGAAGATCGCCAACGGTGAGATTGCCTCCTGTTCGATGATCTCCGAGCCTGCCCACGGCTCGAACGTCGCCGGCATCGAGACCGTCGCCGAAGCCGATGGGGACGAGTACGTCCTCAACGGCAACAAGATGTGGATCACCAACGGCACCGTCGCCGATGTCGGCGTCCTGATGGCCAAGACCAGTCCCGACGAGGGCCACCGCGGTATCACCGCGTTCCTCGTCGAGATGGACCGCGACGGCATTACGACCGAGAAGATCACCAATAAGCTGGGCATCCGCGCCTCCGACCTCGCGGAGGTCGTCATCGACGACGTCCGCGTCCCCGAGGAGAACGTCATCGGCGAGGTCGACAAGGGCTTCTACCAGTTGATGGAGTTCTTCGCCGCCGGCCGCACCAGCGTCGCCGCCCAGGCCGTCGGCGCCGCACAGGGCGCCCTCGACGCTGCCGTCGAGTACGCCAACGAGCGCGAGCAGTTCGACCAGAAGATCAAGGAGTTCCAGGCCATCCAGCACAAGATCGCCGAGATGGCCACCAAGGTCGAGGCCGCCCGCTCGCTGACCTACCGCGCCGCCAGCCAGGTCGAACAGAATAACCAGGACGTCGCCGCGCAGTACTCGAGCATGGCGAAGCTGTTCGCCTCCGAGATTTCTGTCGAGGTCGCCGACGAGGGCATACAGGTCCACGGCGGCTCGGGCTACGTCACGGACTACCCCGCCGAACGGTACTACCGCGACGCCCGCATCACGAAGATCTACGAGGGCACCAGCGAGATCCAGAAGAATATCATTGCCGATCAGATCTTCTAGATCGTTCGCTCTCATCTGTTTTTCATCCGCCTTGCTGGCGAACAGTGACTGGCCGCCCGTATCTTCGCCGTAGCCGGTCGGTCCCGTCACTCGAGCGTAGCGATCAGGGCCCGATCGCATCCTCAAACAGTCGTTTCTCGCCCGGAAGCGGTCGTTCGAACGGGAACGCTTTTGACAGTTTCCGCTGTGAATTCGTGTATGCAAGTCGCAGTCCTCGGAGCGGGCAGTATGGGGCACGGAATCACACAGGTCTCGGCGATGGCGGGCCACGACGTCTTGCTTCGGGATATCGAGGCGGACCTCGTCGAGGACGGCCTCGAGGGGATCCGAACCAACCTCCAGGGTGGCGTCGATCGGAACAAGCTCACCGCGGAAGAGATGGAGGAGACGCTCGAGCGCATCGAGGGGACGACCGACCTCGAGGAGGCCGTCGAAGACGCAGACCTCGTCGTCGAGGCGGTGCCCGAGGAGATGGACCTGAAACAGGACGTCTTCGCGGACGTCGAGGCGGCGACCGACGAGGAGACGGTCATCGCCTCGAACACCTCCTCGCTCTCCGTGACGGAGATGGCTAGCGCGCTCGAGCACCCCGAGCGCGCGGTGGGACTGCACTTCTTCAACCCGCCCCACATCATGGACCTCGTCGAGATCGTGATCGCCGAGCAGACCGACGAACGCACCGAGTCGTTCGCCGTCGACTACGTGCGGAGTATCGAGAAGGAGGACGTTGTCGTCCGCGACACGGCCGGCTTCGCGACCTCGCGGCTGGGCGTCGCACTCGGCCTCGAGGCGATCCGGATGGTCGAACAGGGCGTCGCCAGCCCGGCCGACATCGACGAGGGGATGGAACTCGGCTACGGTCATCCGATGGGGCCGATCGAACTGACCGACCACGTCGGGCTGGACGTCCGCCTGCACATCGCCGAACACCTTCGAGAGGAACTCGGCGAACGGTTCAAGCCGCCACAGTCCCTGCGCCGGAAGGTCCGGGCTGGCAAGCTCGGCAAGAAGACCGGCGAGGGCTACTACGTCTGGGAGGACGGCGAACGCGTCGGCACGAGCGGCGACTGAGGTACGGACGAATGATCGGATTCACCGCGCTTGACGCCACTCTCAAAGCGGTCTTCTTCCCGGTTGGCGGGCACCCCGAGCGGTGACGACAGTCGCCATCGAACTCCTCGAGATGTCTTCACCAGCGGGTGGGATCGCGCGCGTTCGTTACCGGCGCAGACGTGATCGAGCTCCAAGACCGAGGGTGCCTCTCAGACGAACTCATCGCCGCGGCGGCGAAAGAGAGCAACCTCGTCGACGGAGACGAGCTCAATGGGGCCTACGAATTCGGGAGTTCGGCGGCGGCAGCGACGAATCCGATCGTCTCGAGCCGCGAAGAGCGCTCTGAAGGAGCGTTCGCGGACGGTGTTCGAGTCCGAACCGAACCGTTTGGCCGGTTGCGATCGAAGACGGCAACGAGAGAATCGGGGCGTTCCTCGAGAGCCGCGAACCGGAGTTCACTGGCGAGTAGTGAGACGACATAATATTCTATATAGATTAGAAGATCTCGTTCTATCCTGTTCTATTATTCTTTTAACGCTGTGCTACCGATTCCGATCGAGAACGTTACACATTCGCCGTTTAGGAGTCTGTATACGGGTATTATGGCAAAATTAAAACCGTACATG
Above is a genomic segment from Haloterrigena salifodinae containing:
- a CDS encoding helix-turn-helix domain-containing protein gives rise to the protein MSSTSPTTTTTGSPDGTRLTLEIWHPDCWGLQATEAVDAGLLVHTVHRTVEDAVKGHFTVYADTTNQLDEFVAFADESPLTHSTVELGQRPTSTAPNPGNATRELFVEYEPEHSISDALVSHGFIHDASVRVEGGVEHWPVFVAGGRDEIRNRLESIRTETDAEISISRVATPDGGPSETADRTDRLTPRQREAFELACEQNYYAWPREISTRELADELGVSKTTLLEHLRKAEAKLLNPDDA
- a CDS encoding aldehyde dehydrogenase family protein — protein: MSQQTTAQPDQHYINGEWTDGDGDETFESENPATGETLRTFHRGTQTDVDAALEAAEEAQDEWCELSHIDRAEYLWDIYHELRERTDELGEIVTKECGKEISEGKADVVEAAHMVEWAAGNARHPHGDVVPSEIGSKDAYMRRKPRGVIGCITPWNFPVAIPFWHMAVSLVEGNTVVWKPAEQTPWCAQIVAEMFEDSGIPDGVFNMVQGFGDAGEAIVEDERVDTVLFTGSAEVGQQVGQTVAEQPGKLAACEMGGKNAVVITDEADLDTAVHSAVMSSFKTTGQRCVSAERLIVHEDVYDEFKERFVDVAENVAVGDPLAEDTFMGPLVEGEHKEKVLEYNELAREEDVDVLVDRDELGDDEIPDGHEDGHWIGPFVYEADHEADLRCTREEVFGPHVALMEYSGDIEDAVEIHNDTEYGLAGAIISEDYREVNYYRDNAEVGLAYGNLPCIGAEVHLPFGGVKKSGNGYPSGREVIEAVTERTAWTLNNSKDIEMAQGLSADITTDDD
- a CDS encoding IclR family transcriptional regulator, which encodes MTDDTPRPVKTTKTSLAVVRTVRDNDGATLSELADQLEVAKSTIHNHLHTLIEEGFLVREGDTYHVGLQFLPFGEHARDRNPLYAAARRRVYSLAEKSGNEADFIVEENGRAYSLEYAIGESTPRGLSESGPFRAGNRFYMHNCASGKAILASMPEAHVREIIGRWGLPATTEDTITDEAALFDELEAVRERGYATNNEELIEGYRSIGASITSPDGEVVGAFSIGGPTYRMAVDESTTEEIGQLLVDEIDALETELF
- a CDS encoding DUF3006 domain-containing protein, coding for MSTRQHSTRRTVLRMLGSLGLASVAAAATAGADGDGSSNGADPSPPANGARSRPAAANCGSAGVDRYIAAVDRIVGGRHVVLLLEDDGELVDQHVAPRSTLESVEEGDILRVVFKDGDLLVAKQLPKRPGRGASEPSPQERFDSLASDGPP
- a CDS encoding IclR family transcriptional regulator, which translates into the protein METDEDDETDTGVSTTRKTFAILEALAETDGLTITELTRQTGLSKSTVYRHLATLTDMGYVVERDGEHYIGFRLLEISEQARNRETGYAAAKRTVFELGQETGERAVFTVEERGEAVYLHRYGSRSNTLIGERRPLHTLASGKAILAEWDDDAVARFVAETGLEAITDNTITDPDELRAELEAIRERGYAVNDQEHMDGLRGVAVPVYTPDDDLLGALGVFGPTSRFKDAALHEELPTRLRDKADEIRVTLAYG
- a CDS encoding acyl-CoA dehydrogenase family protein, whose product is MLDFVDLEADLDQEERMIRDTAREFVTEHVRPDIGEHFENGTFPKEIIPKMGELGFYAPNLEGYGSPNVSETAYGLLMQELEACDSGLRSMASVQGALVMYPIHAYGSEAQKEEWLPKLGEGEAVGCFGLTEPEHGSNPSAMETRAERDGDGYVLNGSKTWITNSPIADVAVVWARDQSDTDTPVRGFLVETDRNGVSTNKITEKLSLRASITGEISLNDVFVPEENVLPGVSGMKGPLSCLTQARYGIAWGAVGAARDCFEEARQYAKDRDQFGGPIGRFQLQQRKLAEMGTQITLAQLLAYRLAELKERDEMRPQHVSMAKRNNVRTARDQARIAREMLGGNGITTDYSPMRHMANMETVYTYEGTHDIHTLVLGEEFTGIPAYE
- a CDS encoding acyl-CoA dehydrogenase family protein, whose protein sequence is MAFTLSDEHEAIREAVREFGENEMAPVAEEHDREHKYPEELRKKAAEYDFVAPNIPIEYGGAGMDKLSTTIVTEELWRADPGIGSAVGSAGFGSNMIVEYGDEWMKEEWLPKIANGEIASCSMISEPAHGSNVAGIETVAEADGDEYVLNGNKMWITNGTVADVGVLMAKTSPDEGHRGITAFLVEMDRDGITTEKITNKLGIRASDLAEVVIDDVRVPEENVIGEVDKGFYQLMEFFAAGRTSVAAQAVGAAQGALDAAVEYANEREQFDQKIKEFQAIQHKIAEMATKVEAARSLTYRAASQVEQNNQDVAAQYSSMAKLFASEISVEVADEGIQVHGGSGYVTDYPAERYYRDARITKIYEGTSEIQKNIIADQIF
- a CDS encoding 3-hydroxyacyl-CoA dehydrogenase family protein encodes the protein MQVAVLGAGSMGHGITQVSAMAGHDVLLRDIEADLVEDGLEGIRTNLQGGVDRNKLTAEEMEETLERIEGTTDLEEAVEDADLVVEAVPEEMDLKQDVFADVEAATDEETVIASNTSSLSVTEMASALEHPERAVGLHFFNPPHIMDLVEIVIAEQTDERTESFAVDYVRSIEKEDVVVRDTAGFATSRLGVALGLEAIRMVEQGVASPADIDEGMELGYGHPMGPIELTDHVGLDVRLHIAEHLREELGERFKPPQSLRRKVRAGKLGKKTGEGYYVWEDGERVGTSGD